A region of the Microbacterium sp. SL75 genome:
GCATGCGGCCACTGTACCGAATCGATTCGACACGCATCGAATCGATTCGGCGACGCCCGCGTCGGCGAGTACGATCGGCCCGTGAGCAACCGTCGCGCGACCATCAGCGACGTCGCCCGAGAGGCCGGCGTCTCGGCGTCGACCGCGTCCGTCGTCTTCAGCGGCAAGACGCCGACCTCGCAGGCGACCCGCGCGCGAGTGCTCGCGGCGGCCGAGAGCCTCGGGTACACCGGGCCCGATCCGCGCGCCGCGTCCCTTCGTCGCGGACGCTCCGGCATCGTGGGCGTGGTCTTCGACCAGCACCTCGGTACGGCGTTCCTCGACCCGGTCACGACCCACATGATGGACGGTCTGGCCGACGGCGTCTCTCGCCTGGGGGCGGCGCTGCTGCTGCTTCGCGACGACGGCGAGACGGTGAGCGAACCCTCGCTGCACACCGCTCCCATCGACGCCGCGGTGCTGATCGGCTGCAGCCCGCGCATGCGCGACTCCCTCGAGATCGTGAAGGGCCGCGGCATCCCGGTCGTCGTGGTCGAGGGCGATGCGGGCGAGGGCGTGCCCCAGGTGCTGCTCGACAACACCGAAGCGCAGCGCGAGGCCGCGCGCCACCTCGAGGCGCTCGGTCACCGAGACGTCGTGATCGTCACCCTGCCCACCGACACGGCTCGGCGCCGCGGCTGGATCTCCGACGAAGCCGTCGTCCGGGTCGACGTCACCGCCGACCGGCTGGCCGGGGCCCGGGAGGTGTTCCCCGACGCTCCCGCCGTGGCCGCCGCCACCAGCTCGATCGACGAGGGGAGCATCGCCGGTCGAGCGATCTTCGCCGATCCCGACCACCGCCCGACGGCGGTCATCGCCCAGAGCGACCTGCTCGCGGCCGGGGTCATCCGCGCCGCCGAGGAAGCGGGTCTGCGAGTGCCCGACGACGTGAGCGTAACCGGGTTCGACGGGGTCGTCGTCGACGGCCTCGCCCCGCACGTGCTGACCACCCTGGTGCAGCCCGCCACCGCGAAGGGCCGCGCTGCCGGTGAGGCCGTGGCGGCGATGCTCGAGGACGAGACGCCCTCAGGGCTCGACCTGCGGTGCGCCTTCCGAGAGGGAACGACGACCGGCCCGCCGCGTACCACATGACGCCGCGGATGCTGGGACTCTCATGCTCCGCATAGAATAGTCACGACACCCCGAGAGCCCGGGCATCCGCCCGTCGACCCCGAGGAGGCCCGACCGTGCTGATCTTCCTCGGCGCCTTCGCGGCCGTCCCCCTTCTTCTGCCGTGGCTCGTCTCGCGCATCGGCGCCCGCGCGTTCTACGTTGCCGCGGTGCTCCCCGCCCTTGCCTTCGCCCACGCCGTGGTCCTTGCCCCCGCGGTCTTCTCGGGCGATATTCCTTTCGAGGAATACCGGTGGATCCCCGCGTTGAACGTGTCGCTGTCGATGCGCATGGATGTGCTGGGGTGGCTCCTCACCCTGGTGGTCACCGGCGTCGGGGCGCTCGTCATGCTCTACTGCCGCTGGTACTTCCGCGGCAAGACGCGGGGCGTGGGGCAGTTCTCGGCGGTCCTGCTCGGGTTCGCCGGTGCGATGTACGGCTTGGTCCTCACCGACGATCTCGTCGTCCTGGTGATGCTGTGGGAGGCCACGAGCGTCCTGTCGTACCTGCTGATCGGCTACTACCACAGCCGTTCCGCGAGTCGCCGTGCCGCGCTGCAGGCGCTGCTCGTCACGACCCTCGGCGGGCTCGTCATGCTCATCGGCGTGGTGCTCATGGTGGTCCAGTCGGGCACGTCCAGCCTGTCGGCGATCCTCGCCGACCCTCCCACGGGCGCGGTCGTCGACATCGCGGTCCTGCTGCTGCTGGTCGGCGCCCTGAGCAAGTCCGCGATCTTCCCGTTCCACTTCTGGCTCCCCGGCGCTATGGCCGCGCCCACCCCGGTCAGCGCGTACCTGCACGCTGCGGCCATGGTGAAGGCCGGCATCTACCTGATCGCCCGTCTCGCTCCCGGGTTCGCCGACACCCCGTTCTGGCGACCGACCCTCATCGCGCTCGGGGTCTTCACCATGTTGCTCGGTGGCTTCCAGGCGCTGCGCGAACGCGACCTCAAGCGCATCCTCGCCTTCGGCACGGTGAGCCAGCTGGGCTTTCTCACGGTGATGCTGGGATACGGAACGAGAGATGCCGCTCTCGCCGGCGTCGCGCTCCTGCTCAGCCACGCCCTGTTCAAGTCGTGCCTCTTCCTCGTCGTCGGTGTCATCGACCGCCAGCTCAACACGCGTGACATCGGCCAGCTCTCCGGCCTCGGCCGCCAGGCGCCGGTCATGGCCACGGCGTCGTTCGTCGCGATCTTCTCCATGGCGGGTGTGATCCCCACCCTCGGATTCGTCGCGAAAGAGACGGCGCTGACCGCTCTGCTGCACGAGGCCGAGGGGGGAGCGGTGTGGGGGATCGTCGCCCTGATCGGCATCGTCCTGGGCTCCGCGCTCACGGCGGCCTACGGCATCCGATTCCTCTGGGGTGCGTACGGGACCAAGCGCGACGTCGAGACGACCGAGTGGCCGGACCCGCCCATCGGGTTCTTGTCGGCTCCCGTGCTGCTGTCGGCGACCACGCTGGCCCTCGGGTTCCTCGCGCCGATCGTCGACCACTGGCTCGCTCCCTACGCCGACGGACTCCCCGAGGCGACGGCCGGGGTCGATTCGCCCGAGTATCCGTACCACCTCGCCCTCTGGCACGGGCTCGAGCCGGCGCTGTTCATCTCGCTCGGCACCCTGGCGCTGGGCGCGGGCGTGTTCTGGGTGGTGCGCAAGACACAGCTGCACAAGCGTCCTCGTGTGCTGCCCTTCACGGCCAACGACGCGTACAACGGCACCCTCCGCGCGATCGACCACACCTCGGAGTGGGTGACCGCCCGCTTCCAGCGCGGTTCGTTGCCGTTCTACGTCGGCACGATCTTCGTGGTGCTCGTGGTCGCCGAGGGCACGGCCCTACTGGCCTCGCGCGAGTGGCGCGCGCAGCTCGACGCCTGGCAGTCTCCCGCGCAGCTGATCTCGGCACCTGTCATGATCGCCGCCGGCATCTTGGCCGTCCGCGCCCGAAAGCGCTACACCGGGGTCGCGCTCGTCTCGGTGACGGGGCTCGGGATGGTGGTGCTCTTCGCGACCAGCGGCGCCCCCGATCTCGCGCTGACCCAGGTGCTCATCGAAACCGTGACCCTCGTCGTGTTCGCGCTGGTGCTGCGGCGCCTCCCCGCCCGCATGGGGGAGCAGAACGAGTCGGTGGCCCCGATCGCCCGAGCGATCCTCGGCGCGGGCGTGGGGCTCACCATGGCCCTCGTCGCGATCGTGGCGACCGGAGCACGTCAAGACCTCCCCATCTCCCTCGAGTGGCCGCCCCTCGCCTACGAGATCGGCCACGGACGCAACGTCGTCAACGTTGCGTTGGTCGACCTGCGCGGCTGGGACACGATGGGCGAGCTCTCGGTGCTGGTCCTCGCCGCCACCGGCGTGGCATCCCTCGTCTTCATCACCAACCGCAGCGACAACCTCGCGCGCCGATCGGGCACCGCGCGCTCTCGCGTCGGGCTGGGCCGCCGTCGCCCCCTCGTCGAGACCGACAGCGGCGTGCGCGCTCGACGCGTGGGCGAGACCGGCGCCCCGCGCGCGTGGCTGATCTCGGGCTCGAAGGTGCAGCCCGAGAATCGTTCGATCCTGCTCGAGATCATCATCCGGGTGCTGTTCCACTCGATCATGATCGTGTCGCTGTACCTGCTCTTCGCCGGCCACAACCTGCCCGGCGGTGGCTTCGCCGGAGGCCTGGTCGCGGGAATGGGCCTGGTCATGCGCTACATCGCCGGCGGACGTTGGGAGCTCGGCGCCGCCGCGCCGACCGACGCGGGACGCCTGCTCGGTGCGGGCATGGCGATCGCCGTGCTGTGCGCCCTGGTGCCGATGGTGTTCGGGTTCGCGCCGCTGCAGAGCTTCACCTTCGAGGGTGAGCTGCCGATCATCGGGCACTGGGAGTTCGTCACCAGCACGATCTTCGACGTGGGCGTCTACCTCGTGGTGATCGGTCTGGTGCTCGACGTGCTCCGCAGCCTCGGCGCCGAGGTCGACCGGCAGTCGCAGCACCCGGAAGATGCGGAGATGGCGCCCTCATGACCATTTCCTTCGTTCTCGTCATCGTCATGGCCGTGCTCTTCGCGTGCGGTGTGTACGCGATGCTCGAGCGCAGCCTGACCCGCGTGCTGATCGGCTTCCTGCTGCTCGGCAACGCCGCCAACCTCCTGCTCCTCATCGTCATGGGCGCGCCCGGCCGGGCCCCCTTCTACGACGGCGGGCAGACGGATGCCGCGGACATGTCCGACGCGCTGCCCCAGGCCCTGACGCTCACCGCGATCGTCATCACGTTCGGCATCTCGGCGTTCCTGCTCGCCCTCATCTACCGCTCCTGGCAGCTCGGTCAGGCCGACACGGTCATCGACGACGCCGATGACGTGGCTCTGCGCACCCGCGCGGCCGACGAGCCCGAAGACGCGATGGACGAAGAGGCCCGTTCCGACGACGAAGACGTCACCACCGACTTCGTCGGCGATGTGGCCTCGCCCATCCGCGTGCTGCACCAGGGCGATCTCTCGCAGCTGGTCGACGACGCTCCGGTCGACCGGGTCGCGGTGTCGCGTGAATCGGAGCCGCCGCTCGACGCCCCCCGCGACCCCCAGGACGGTGATCGCTCGTGAGCGCCCTCGTGCCCCTGCTCGTCGGCATTCCGCTCATCGGTGCCGCGATCAACCTCATCTTCGGACGACGCAAGAAGACGCAGATCGTCGTGTCGGTCGCCTCCCTCGCGGCCGTCCTCGTGCTGGGTGCGGTCCTGCTCGTCACCGTCGACACGAGCGGGCCCATCGCGGTGGCGATCGCCGCGTGGGACATCCCGTTCGGCATCGTGCTCTACGTCGACGTGCTCGCGGCCCTGCTGGTGGTCGTCACGAGCATCGTCCTCCTCGCGGTCCTGCTGTTCTCGATCGGCCAGGGCGCGGCCGACAACGACGAGGACACCCCGGTCTCGATCTTCTACCCGGCGTACCTGATCCTCGGCGCGGGCATCTTCAACGCCTTCATCGCCGGAGACCTGTTCAACCTGTACGTCGGTTTCGAGATCCTTCTCGTCGCCTCGTACGTGCTCATCACCCTGGGCGGCACCGAATCGCGCATCCGCACCGGCGTCGTCTACATCGTCGTGTCGCTGGTGTCGTCAATCCTCTTCCTCGCCGCGATCGCGATGGTCTACGGCGCGCTCGGCACGGTCAACATGGTCCAGATCAGCGAGCGGATGTCGCTGCTGCCCCAGGACACGCAGACGATCCTGCACCTCATGCTGCTGCTCGCCTTCGCGATCAAGGCGGCGGTCTTCCCGCTGTCGTTCTGGCTGCCCGACTCGTACCCGACGGCTCCCGCGCCGGTGACGGCGGTGTTCGCGGGCCTACTGACCAAGGTCGGCGTCTACGCGATCATCCGCACCGAGACACAGCTGTTCGTCGACAACGACCTCAACTTCCTGCTGATGATGGTCGCGCTGTCGACGATGATCGTCGGCATCCTGGGGGCGGTCGCGCAGGCCGAGCTCAAGCGCATCCTGTCGTTCACGCTGGTGAGCCACATCGGGTACATGA
Encoded here:
- a CDS encoding Na+/H+ antiporter subunit A, with protein sequence MLIFLGAFAAVPLLLPWLVSRIGARAFYVAAVLPALAFAHAVVLAPAVFSGDIPFEEYRWIPALNVSLSMRMDVLGWLLTLVVTGVGALVMLYCRWYFRGKTRGVGQFSAVLLGFAGAMYGLVLTDDLVVLVMLWEATSVLSYLLIGYYHSRSASRRAALQALLVTTLGGLVMLIGVVLMVVQSGTSSLSAILADPPTGAVVDIAVLLLLVGALSKSAIFPFHFWLPGAMAAPTPVSAYLHAAAMVKAGIYLIARLAPGFADTPFWRPTLIALGVFTMLLGGFQALRERDLKRILAFGTVSQLGFLTVMLGYGTRDAALAGVALLLSHALFKSCLFLVVGVIDRQLNTRDIGQLSGLGRQAPVMATASFVAIFSMAGVIPTLGFVAKETALTALLHEAEGGAVWGIVALIGIVLGSALTAAYGIRFLWGAYGTKRDVETTEWPDPPIGFLSAPVLLSATTLALGFLAPIVDHWLAPYADGLPEATAGVDSPEYPYHLALWHGLEPALFISLGTLALGAGVFWVVRKTQLHKRPRVLPFTANDAYNGTLRAIDHTSEWVTARFQRGSLPFYVGTIFVVLVVAEGTALLASREWRAQLDAWQSPAQLISAPVMIAAGILAVRARKRYTGVALVSVTGLGMVVLFATSGAPDLALTQVLIETVTLVVFALVLRRLPARMGEQNESVAPIARAILGAGVGLTMALVAIVATGARQDLPISLEWPPLAYEIGHGRNVVNVALVDLRGWDTMGELSVLVLAATGVASLVFITNRSDNLARRSGTARSRVGLGRRRPLVETDSGVRARRVGETGAPRAWLISGSKVQPENRSILLEIIIRVLFHSIMIVSLYLLFAGHNLPGGGFAGGLVAGMGLVMRYIAGGRWELGAAAPTDAGRLLGAGMAIAVLCALVPMVFGFAPLQSFTFEGELPIIGHWEFVTSTIFDVGVYLVVIGLVLDVLRSLGAEVDRQSQHPEDAEMAPS
- a CDS encoding Na(+)/H(+) antiporter subunit C, which translates into the protein MTISFVLVIVMAVLFACGVYAMLERSLTRVLIGFLLLGNAANLLLLIVMGAPGRAPFYDGGQTDAADMSDALPQALTLTAIVITFGISAFLLALIYRSWQLGQADTVIDDADDVALRTRAADEPEDAMDEEARSDDEDVTTDFVGDVASPIRVLHQGDLSQLVDDAPVDRVAVSRESEPPLDAPRDPQDGDRS
- a CDS encoding Na+/H+ antiporter subunit D — protein: MSALVPLLVGIPLIGAAINLIFGRRKKTQIVVSVASLAAVLVLGAVLLVTVDTSGPIAVAIAAWDIPFGIVLYVDVLAALLVVVTSIVLLAVLLFSIGQGAADNDEDTPVSIFYPAYLILGAGIFNAFIAGDLFNLYVGFEILLVASYVLITLGGTESRIRTGVVYIVVSLVSSILFLAAIAMVYGALGTVNMVQISERMSLLPQDTQTILHLMLLLAFAIKAAVFPLSFWLPDSYPTAPAPVTAVFAGLLTKVGVYAIIRTETQLFVDNDLNFLLMMVALSTMIVGILGAVAQAELKRILSFTLVSHIGYMIFGLAINTPLAVGATIYYIVHHIIVQTTLFLAVGLIERRAGSTSILKVKGLMRAAPLLAVLYFIPAINLGGLPPFSGFIGKYALFDAAAQVGTPVMMVLIVGGIVTSILTLYALMRAWNLSFWREDDDSAETTERIAYLGNAPAAAISTERRTTPKIMTLATVGMVAVTVSLTVFAGPLLDMCLRAGVDITDGVSLVQVQEQAGQR
- a CDS encoding LacI family DNA-binding transcriptional regulator, whose amino-acid sequence is MSNRRATISDVAREAGVSASTASVVFSGKTPTSQATRARVLAAAESLGYTGPDPRAASLRRGRSGIVGVVFDQHLGTAFLDPVTTHMMDGLADGVSRLGAALLLLRDDGETVSEPSLHTAPIDAAVLIGCSPRMRDSLEIVKGRGIPVVVVEGDAGEGVPQVLLDNTEAQREAARHLEALGHRDVVIVTLPTDTARRRGWISDEAVVRVDVTADRLAGAREVFPDAPAVAAATSSIDEGSIAGRAIFADPDHRPTAVIAQSDLLAAGVIRAAEEAGLRVPDDVSVTGFDGVVVDGLAPHVLTTLVQPATAKGRAAGEAVAAMLEDETPSGLDLRCAFREGTTTGPPRTT